The following coding sequences lie in one Flagellimonas eckloniae genomic window:
- a CDS encoding CCC motif membrane protein, which produces MEQQKLPNSTLILVFGIISIVTCCCYGILGLIFGIIALVLANKATKIYMENPEMYEDFKNVKTGKILAIIGIILNVLFLIYIIWAISFFGWESLQDPEKLQEILEQYQ; this is translated from the coding sequence ATGGAACAACAAAAACTCCCAAACTCAACATTGATTCTGGTTTTTGGAATTATTTCAATTGTTACCTGTTGCTGTTATGGTATACTTGGATTAATTTTTGGAATCATTGCCTTGGTTTTAGCCAATAAAGCAACTAAAATTTATATGGAAAACCCTGAAATGTATGAAGACTTTAAAAATGTGAAAACAGGGAAAATACTTGCTATTATTGGTATTATATTAAATGTTCTTTTTCTTATTTACATTATATGGGCCATATCTTTCTTTGGATGGGAATCCTTACAAGATCCAGAAAAATTGCAAGAAATTTTAGAACAATATCAATAA
- a CDS encoding DUF2752 domain-containing protein: MLQQPILILLNAKNYMLPCLNKRLFGIDCPGCGLQRSVHLLFHGEFLAAFKMYPAIYPILALLIFLVSNIFMKLKYGHQIKLFLMLLTAGTIILSYIIKMNNLFT; encoded by the coding sequence ATGCTTCAACAACCAATCCTAATTTTGCTCAATGCAAAAAACTATATGCTACCCTGCTTAAATAAGAGGTTGTTTGGTATTGATTGTCCTGGCTGTGGTTTACAACGCTCGGTACATTTACTTTTTCACGGAGAATTTTTAGCCGCGTTTAAAATGTATCCCGCTATTTATCCAATTCTTGCACTATTGATATTTCTAGTTTCCAACATTTTTATGAAACTTAAATACGGGCATCAGATAAAGTTATTTTTAATGTTGCTTACCGCAGGAACTATTATACTTAGCTATATTATAAAAATGAATAACCTATTTACTTAA
- a CDS encoding Smr/MutS family protein, which produces MADFKIGDRVEVLDEAIAGQVLSMDGDMITLETIDGFPMRYASKELVKIKDDFNVSNFEIAKVKKEKELPKKSVVSALKPKERNAPKMEVDLHINQLVKSTKGLENFDMLNLQLETAKRQLDFAIRKRIQKVVFIHGVGEGILKEELYYLFRKYDNLKFYDADYQKYGLGATEVYIFQNV; this is translated from the coding sequence ATGGCTGACTTTAAGATAGGTGATAGGGTAGAGGTACTGGATGAGGCCATAGCTGGGCAAGTGCTATCTATGGATGGCGATATGATTACTTTAGAGACTATTGATGGTTTTCCAATGCGGTATGCTTCGAAAGAGTTGGTCAAAATAAAAGATGACTTCAATGTTTCAAATTTTGAAATTGCAAAGGTTAAAAAAGAGAAGGAACTTCCTAAAAAGAGCGTTGTATCAGCCTTAAAACCTAAAGAAAGAAATGCTCCCAAGATGGAGGTGGATTTGCATATCAACCAACTTGTGAAGTCAACCAAAGGGCTTGAAAATTTTGATATGCTCAACCTACAATTGGAAACGGCAAAAAGGCAACTTGATTTTGCCATAAGGAAACGTATTCAAAAAGTAGTTTTCATTCATGGGGTGGGTGAAGGTATCCTAAAAGAAGAGCTGTATTACCTTTTCAGAAAATATGATAATCTAAAATTTTATGATGCGGATTATCAAAAATATGGACTTGGGGCTACCGAGGTTTATATTTTTCAGAATGTTTAG
- a CDS encoding cysteine desulfurase family protein: protein MQKVYLDNAATTQVRDEVIAKMQEALGQFYGNPSSTHSYGRSAKTAVEKARKNIAKTLNAQPSEIIFTSGGTEADNMILRCAVRDLAIKTIITSKIEHHAVLHTAEELEKEYGVSLEFVDLDENGNPDLNHLKTLLREDDSKKLVSLMHVNNEIGNIIDIGQIGELCKENGALFHSDTVQSVGHYPWDVQKIDIDFFTAAAHKFHGPKGIGFAFIRKNSGLKPMIFGGAQERGFRAGTEPFHNIVGLEEAFVKAYEGLEKETEFVKELKRYFLEKVQQEIPDAIFNGFSGDMDKSTYTLVNVRLPFDKQKGLMLLFHLDMKGIACSKGSACQSGSNLGSHVLSQILPEEELEKPSLRFSFSKYNTKEELDYTIAVLKEFAES from the coding sequence ATGCAAAAAGTATATTTGGATAATGCGGCAACTACTCAGGTACGAGATGAGGTTATAGCCAAAATGCAGGAAGCTTTGGGTCAATTTTACGGTAACCCATCATCAACCCATAGTTACGGCAGATCGGCCAAGACAGCTGTTGAGAAAGCCAGGAAGAACATTGCCAAAACATTAAATGCGCAACCATCTGAAATTATTTTTACTTCTGGGGGTACGGAGGCTGATAATATGATTTTACGATGTGCAGTTCGAGATTTAGCAATTAAGACAATCATTACCTCAAAGATTGAACACCATGCGGTACTGCATACTGCGGAGGAATTGGAAAAGGAGTACGGCGTTTCACTTGAATTTGTGGATTTGGATGAAAACGGTAATCCAGACCTGAATCATCTAAAGACACTTTTGAGGGAGGATGATTCCAAGAAATTGGTCAGTTTGATGCATGTGAACAATGAAATAGGAAATATTATAGATATTGGCCAGATCGGTGAATTATGTAAAGAAAATGGCGCACTCTTTCATTCAGATACGGTACAGTCGGTAGGTCACTATCCTTGGGATGTTCAAAAAATAGATATTGATTTTTTCACTGCAGCAGCACATAAATTCCATGGTCCAAAAGGTATAGGGTTTGCATTTATTCGAAAAAACTCAGGCTTGAAACCCATGATTTTTGGTGGTGCCCAAGAACGAGGTTTTAGAGCGGGGACAGAACCTTTCCATAATATAGTTGGATTGGAAGAAGCTTTTGTGAAAGCTTATGAAGGTTTGGAGAAAGAAACCGAATTTGTTAAGGAATTGAAACGCTATTTTTTGGAAAAAGTACAGCAAGAAATCCCGGATGCGATTTTTAATGGTTTTTCTGGGGATATGGATAAAAGCACGTACACGCTGGTCAATGTTCGTTTACCATTTGATAAGCAAAAAGGGTTAATGTTGCTTTTTCATTTGGATATGAAGGGAATAGCCTGTTCCAAAGGTAGTGCATGCCAATCTGGTAGTAACTTGGGCTCACATGTACTTTCGCAGATTTTGCCCGAAGAGGAATTGGAAAAACCCTCTTTGCGCTTTTCATTCTCCAAATACAATACTAAAGAGGAGTTGGACTATACCATTGCAGTCCTTAAGGAGTTTGCCGAAAGCTAG
- a CDS encoding TonB-dependent receptor, translating into MLPCFLAQGQTATIAGTILDENNVPIPNVNITSKNQGTASNATGYYILQLTSDTKNTITFSHLGHKKVILENLILSTNETFEFNPVMKIDAIQVAGVDVSPTGKKNVAGITTVAPEIVRKIPSANAGVENILKLLPGVSFNNELSTQYNVRGGNFDENLVYVNGIEVYRPFLVRSAQQEGLSFVNSHMIRGLEFSSGGFQAKYGDKLSSVLDITYKNPTDFGLRLEGSLLGAAITLETVSKNKKFSSITGVRYRNNSLLVNSQQTQTNLTPKFLDVQSYLTYRFSKKFHLNFLGTYSINDYENEPLTRQTNFGTLNDPRALLVFYQGRENSKYENVLGALKADYVIDDTIKLDITSSLYHTQEEEFSDIIAFYELGEVETNLDSDNLGEVTTSRGVGSQFNRARNQLDALIFNFSHRGKYNKDGKSLEWGLKFSHEDIRDQLRESEFIDSAGFLIRPAEPPVVNNQPEEPFTGDIVAFESVQAINFVKTNRFSGFVQYGHHTKLKNHDIYFNLGVRAQHWILSGEGFDKNAQTLFSPRAQFSIKPDWEKDILFRFALGSYQQPPFYRELRDLTGNINPNVEAQKSIHYVLGSEFSFNLWDRPFTLISEAYYKDLSNVNPYTIEDVRVRYAALNNAEAYAYGFDFRLIGTFVPGAESWVSVGYLQTKENIDERGYISRPTDQRFKLGVLFQDYVPTIPNLKLYLNLVYNTGVPGGSPNNADPYDFQNRLRDYRRADMGISYIFADNRNQYPKGHWLHRFKELSAGFEIFNMFNNQNSITNTWVRDVDTQAQFAVPNFLTSRILNIRFGMRF; encoded by the coding sequence ATGCTTCCGTGCTTTCTGGCACAAGGTCAGACAGCAACTATTGCCGGAACGATACTTGATGAAAACAATGTCCCGATACCAAATGTAAACATTACTTCCAAAAATCAAGGGACTGCCTCCAATGCTACCGGATATTATATACTCCAACTAACCTCAGATACCAAAAACACCATAACTTTCTCACATTTGGGCCACAAGAAAGTTATACTGGAAAATTTGATTTTAAGCACAAATGAAACCTTTGAGTTTAATCCTGTGATGAAAATAGATGCTATTCAGGTGGCTGGAGTGGATGTGTCTCCAACAGGCAAAAAAAATGTGGCGGGAATTACCACTGTTGCTCCTGAAATTGTTCGTAAAATACCAAGCGCCAATGCCGGCGTTGAGAATATATTAAAGCTATTGCCCGGAGTTTCCTTCAACAATGAGCTAAGTACCCAATACAATGTTAGAGGGGGCAATTTTGATGAGAACTTGGTATATGTTAATGGGATTGAAGTATACCGTCCTTTTTTAGTGCGCTCTGCACAGCAAGAAGGACTTAGTTTTGTAAATAGCCATATGATAAGAGGTTTGGAATTTTCTTCCGGTGGATTTCAAGCCAAATATGGAGACAAACTCTCTTCCGTTTTGGACATTACCTATAAAAATCCAACAGATTTTGGATTACGATTGGAAGGAAGTCTTTTGGGAGCTGCCATTACATTGGAAACCGTATCAAAAAACAAGAAGTTTTCAAGTATTACGGGAGTGCGTTACAGAAACAATAGTCTGCTTGTAAACAGTCAACAAACTCAAACCAATCTTACCCCCAAATTCCTTGACGTTCAAAGCTATCTTACCTATCGGTTTTCCAAAAAATTCCATTTAAATTTTTTAGGAACCTATTCCATAAACGATTATGAAAACGAGCCGTTAACAAGACAAACTAATTTTGGGACTTTAAATGACCCAAGAGCCTTGCTTGTTTTTTATCAAGGAAGAGAGAACAGTAAATATGAAAACGTTCTAGGGGCGTTGAAAGCCGATTATGTTATAGATGATACTATTAAATTAGACATAACCTCTTCACTTTACCATACACAGGAGGAGGAATTCTCAGATATTATCGCTTTTTACGAATTAGGGGAGGTAGAAACCAATCTTGACAGTGATAATTTAGGAGAGGTTACTACATCTCGAGGAGTTGGTTCCCAGTTTAACCGAGCAAGAAATCAACTGGATGCACTTATTTTTAATTTTTCGCATCGTGGTAAATACAATAAGGACGGTAAATCTTTGGAATGGGGCCTGAAATTTTCCCATGAGGATATACGTGATCAACTTAGAGAATCGGAATTTATTGATTCAGCAGGATTCTTGATTCGCCCAGCGGAGCCTCCCGTAGTAAATAATCAACCAGAAGAACCCTTCACTGGGGACATCGTGGCTTTTGAAAGTGTGCAGGCCATAAATTTTGTAAAGACAAACAGATTCTCTGGGTTTGTTCAATATGGGCATCATACCAAACTGAAAAACCATGACATTTATTTTAATTTGGGCGTACGAGCACAACATTGGATATTAAGCGGTGAAGGCTTTGATAAAAATGCACAGACACTATTTAGTCCAAGAGCACAGTTTTCCATTAAACCCGACTGGGAAAAGGACATTCTGTTCCGATTTGCCCTGGGAAGTTACCAACAACCACCTTTTTACAGAGAATTGCGCGATCTTACTGGGAATATTAATCCAAACGTTGAAGCCCAAAAATCCATTCATTATGTTTTGGGAAGTGAATTCAGTTTTAATCTTTGGGATAGGCCCTTTACCCTAATCAGTGAAGCGTATTATAAAGATTTAAGTAATGTAAATCCATATACAATTGAAGATGTTAGGGTTAGATATGCTGCTCTAAACAATGCTGAGGCCTATGCCTACGGATTCGATTTTAGGCTTATAGGTACTTTTGTTCCTGGCGCGGAATCATGGGTTAGTGTTGGTTATCTTCAAACCAAGGAAAATATTGATGAGAGGGGATATATTTCCCGACCCACTGATCAGCGGTTTAAGCTCGGTGTCTTATTTCAAGATTATGTTCCCACCATACCAAATTTAAAACTATACCTTAACCTGGTTTACAATACTGGAGTTCCAGGAGGTTCGCCCAATAACGCGGATCCTTATGATTTTCAGAATAGATTAAGAGATTATAGAAGGGCGGATATGGGAATTTCCTATATTTTTGCGGACAATAGAAATCAATATCCTAAAGGACATTGGTTACACAGGTTTAAAGAGTTGAGTGCAGGTTTTGAGATTTTTAATATGTTCAACAACCAAAATTCCATTACCAATACATGGGTTCGGGACGTTGATACACAAGCACAATTTGCCGTACCCAATTTTTTGACAAGCCGTATTCTCAACATAAGATTTGGAATGCGATTTTAA
- a CDS encoding M23 family metallopeptidase, protein MRFHFFGVLFSLSLCLTSQEKYPQDAFQSPMDIPLILAGTFGELRSNHFHAGIDIKTQQRQGLPVFSIADGTITRIKISHWGYGKAIYIAHPNGYTSVYAHLKKFSPEIEAYIKKVQYQKQSYEVQVFPDYGELKVAKGSVIAYSGNTGGSSGPHLHFEIRSSVTEKPTNPLLYGYDIRDATNPSLVGLFAYPLSDNAVVNQSAKKIQLNFTQQSDGTFLADKVTAIGTIGFGFNGFDRQDMAANKNGVYAVKQIVNGKVFSEYNFETFSFGESRYINTLIDYSHFGKFRQRIQKCFKEPFNHLSIYKTLYNNGKIDIKEGLSYTVELNISDVENNVTKLIIPVDGKKENTKINKYDAKTDDFILADKPNNFDLEAAKVYFPANTFYEDFYIDLKKGKDTVTIHDNSVAAHRNFTISFDVSKYSKEDQKQLFIARLSKNKEPLHSKTYKRDASFTTRTRTFGTYTLVRDSIGPTIKAKNFKEKQWLSNYSYLSLEISDDLSGIASYSATLNGEWILMEYEPKTRTITYNFDDKILNKTQCNLKVVVTDNVGNSNVFERTFFKK, encoded by the coding sequence ATGCGCTTTCACTTTTTTGGAGTCCTATTTTCACTATCATTATGTCTTACTTCACAAGAAAAATACCCACAGGATGCATTTCAATCCCCAATGGATATTCCATTAATTTTAGCGGGTACCTTTGGAGAATTACGTTCAAATCACTTTCATGCAGGAATAGATATCAAAACCCAACAAAGGCAAGGATTACCGGTATTTTCAATTGCTGATGGAACTATTACCCGAATAAAGATATCGCACTGGGGTTATGGCAAGGCGATTTATATAGCACATCCCAATGGTTATACCTCCGTGTATGCACATCTTAAAAAATTCAGTCCTGAAATTGAAGCTTATATAAAAAAAGTACAGTACCAAAAACAGTCCTATGAAGTACAGGTTTTTCCAGATTATGGGGAACTAAAGGTAGCTAAGGGTAGCGTCATTGCTTATTCAGGAAATACAGGTGGTTCTTCCGGGCCACATCTTCATTTTGAAATACGTAGCAGTGTTACCGAAAAGCCTACTAACCCCCTACTTTATGGCTATGACATACGAGATGCCACCAATCCGTCATTGGTTGGGCTTTTTGCTTATCCCCTATCTGATAATGCCGTCGTAAATCAAAGTGCAAAAAAGATACAGCTCAATTTTACCCAACAATCCGATGGTACATTTTTAGCGGATAAGGTCACTGCAATTGGAACCATTGGTTTTGGTTTTAATGGATTTGACCGCCAAGATATGGCCGCAAACAAAAATGGGGTCTATGCCGTAAAACAAATAGTAAACGGAAAAGTATTTTCGGAATATAACTTTGAAACGTTTTCCTTTGGAGAATCAAGGTATATAAATACATTAATCGATTATTCCCATTTTGGAAAGTTCAGGCAACGCATACAAAAATGTTTTAAAGAGCCTTTCAATCATTTAAGCATCTATAAAACCCTTTACAATAATGGTAAAATAGATATAAAAGAAGGGCTGTCTTATACTGTTGAGTTGAATATCTCTGATGTGGAAAACAATGTCACCAAACTTATTATTCCTGTGGATGGCAAGAAAGAAAATACGAAAATCAATAAATATGATGCGAAAACTGATGACTTTATCCTAGCGGACAAACCAAATAATTTTGATTTAGAAGCTGCCAAAGTCTATTTCCCTGCCAATACCTTCTATGAGGATTTTTATATTGATCTGAAAAAAGGCAAGGATACCGTTACAATTCATGACAATAGTGTGGCAGCACATCGAAACTTCACCATCAGTTTTGATGTTTCCAAATACTCAAAAGAAGACCAAAAACAACTTTTCATTGCACGGTTAAGCAAGAACAAAGAGCCTTTGCACTCCAAAACATATAAACGCGATGCCTCATTTACAACACGCACACGCACATTTGGAACCTATACTTTGGTGAGAGATAGTATTGGCCCTACCATAAAAGCAAAGAATTTTAAAGAAAAACAGTGGTTGAGCAATTACAGTTACTTAAGCCTGGAGATTTCTGATGACCTTAGTGGCATTGCTTCATACAGTGCAACCCTTAACGGGGAGTGGATTCTAATGGAGTATGAACCTAAAACAAGGACCATTACATATAATTTTGACGACAAGATTCTAAACAAGACGCAATGCAATCTAAAAGTCGTCGTTACAGATAATGTTGGCAATTCCAATGTTTTCGAGCGCACTTTTTTCAAAAAATAG
- a CDS encoding cell division protein ZapA, translating into MEEKLKIKLSIADRVYPLTIDPKQEEGLRKAAKNIDNLAKKFEQNYAVRDKQDVLAMCALQFASKIEQGGLDQSENTKAAFERLRALDDLVHSKLGE; encoded by the coding sequence ATGGAGGAGAAGCTCAAAATAAAGCTTTCCATTGCAGATAGGGTATATCCATTGACGATAGACCCCAAACAAGAGGAAGGTTTACGTAAAGCGGCCAAAAACATTGATAATTTGGCCAAAAAATTTGAGCAAAACTATGCTGTACGGGATAAACAAGATGTTTTGGCTATGTGTGCCCTTCAATTTGCATCTAAAATTGAGCAAGGCGGACTAGATCAATCGGAAAATACCAAAGCAGCATTTGAGCGTTTAAGAGCTCTAGATGATTTGGTACATTCTAAGCTTGGCGAATAA
- the rny gene encoding ribonuclease Y: MDNTIIIVVAAVVGLAIGFVIAKMMEKGKASKTISNAKKEVADIIKQANKEGENIKKDKIFQAKERFLELKAEHEKVIINKDKKIAEAEKRTRDKESQISNELAKNKKLNEQLQSQIKEVSHKSEILDKKYSETEKLHKSQVQQLEVISGLSAEDAKSQLLESLKETAKTDAMAYLQSTLEETKLTAQQEARKIVINTIQRIGTEEAVENCVSVFNLESDDVKGRIIGREGRNIRALESATGVEIIVDDTPEAIILSCFDSVRREVARLSLHRLVTDGRIHPARIEEIVKKTEKQINEEIVEIGKRTVIDLGIHGLHPELIKAVGRMKYRSSYGQNLLQHSREVAKLCGVMAAELGLNPKIAKRAGLLHDIGKVPNSEVEVETPHAILGMQWAQKYGEKKEVCNAIGAHHDEIEMNTLISPIVQVCDAISGARPGARRQVLDSYIQRLKDLEDIAFGFNGVQKAYAIQAGRELRVIVESEKVSDDKAAELSFEISQKIQTDMTYPGQVKVTVIRETRSVNVAK, from the coding sequence ATGGATAATACTATTATAATTGTTGTAGCTGCTGTTGTTGGGTTGGCAATAGGTTTTGTAATTGCCAAAATGATGGAGAAGGGCAAAGCTTCAAAAACTATTTCCAATGCCAAAAAGGAAGTTGCCGATATCATAAAACAGGCAAACAAAGAAGGAGAAAACATAAAAAAAGACAAAATATTTCAGGCCAAGGAGCGATTCTTGGAATTAAAAGCTGAACATGAAAAAGTAATCATAAATAAGGATAAGAAGATAGCCGAGGCGGAAAAGCGTACAAGAGATAAAGAATCCCAGATCAGCAATGAGCTTGCTAAGAATAAAAAGCTTAATGAACAATTACAATCGCAGATAAAGGAGGTAAGCCATAAAAGTGAAATTCTTGACAAAAAATATTCGGAAACTGAAAAATTACATAAAAGTCAGGTTCAGCAATTAGAAGTAATATCTGGCCTTTCTGCTGAAGATGCCAAAAGCCAATTGTTGGAATCGCTAAAGGAAACTGCAAAGACAGATGCAATGGCCTATCTTCAAAGCACTTTGGAAGAAACCAAACTGACTGCCCAACAAGAAGCCCGTAAAATAGTCATTAATACCATTCAACGAATAGGGACAGAGGAAGCTGTTGAGAATTGTGTTTCTGTATTCAATTTAGAATCGGATGATGTTAAAGGCCGAATCATAGGTCGTGAAGGTCGAAATATTCGTGCTTTGGAATCTGCTACAGGAGTTGAAATTATTGTGGATGACACTCCAGAAGCAATAATTCTTTCTTGTTTTGATTCCGTTAGAAGAGAAGTGGCCAGACTTTCCTTGCACCGTTTGGTTACTGATGGTAGAATTCATCCTGCCCGTATCGAAGAGATCGTTAAAAAGACGGAAAAACAAATCAACGAAGAAATTGTTGAGATTGGCAAGCGCACTGTTATTGATTTGGGAATCCATGGCTTGCACCCAGAGCTGATAAAGGCTGTTGGTCGCATGAAATATCGTTCTTCCTATGGTCAAAATCTATTACAACACTCAAGAGAAGTTGCAAAACTTTGCGGTGTTATGGCTGCTGAATTGGGATTAAATCCTAAGATTGCCAAACGTGCTGGTTTGCTACACGATATTGGAAAAGTACCCAATTCTGAAGTGGAAGTTGAAACACCACATGCCATTCTTGGAATGCAATGGGCGCAAAAATATGGTGAAAAGAAGGAAGTTTGTAATGCTATTGGGGCCCACCACGACGAGATTGAGATGAACACATTGATTTCCCCTATAGTACAGGTTTGCGATGCCATTAGTGGTGCGCGTCCAGGTGCAAGAAGACAGGTGTTGGATTCGTATATACAGCGTTTAAAGGACTTAGAGGATATTGCATTTGGATTCAATGGGGTTCAAAAGGCATATGCAATACAGGCTGGTAGAGAACTTCGTGTAATTGTAGAAAGTGAAAAAGTGAGTGACGATAAAGCCGCTGAACTCTCTTTTGAGATATCGCAGAAAATCCAAACAGATATGACCTACCCAGGGCAGGTGAAAGTCACCGTAATTCGGGAGACCAGATCGGTGAATGTTGCTAAATAG
- a CDS encoding CBS domain-containing protein: MKKRVPVSEIMTKDLVTLTVNDDLVTAEEVFKKHNIRHIPIVDGNTIIGMLSYTDLLRISFADAVDEHEQTVDTMVYNMFTISQVMARDVISVPSNTTIKEVAQFLAQKEFHALPIVDDGKLLGLVTTTDLINYLLGLY, from the coding sequence ATGAAAAAGCGAGTACCTGTTTCTGAAATAATGACCAAGGATTTGGTTACCCTAACCGTCAATGATGATTTAGTAACTGCCGAGGAGGTTTTTAAAAAGCATAACATAAGACATATCCCCATAGTTGATGGAAATACAATTATCGGTATGTTGAGTTATACAGACCTTTTACGGATAAGTTTTGCAGATGCTGTGGATGAACATGAACAAACCGTGGACACCATGGTATACAATATGTTCACCATTTCACAAGTAATGGCAAGAGATGTTATAAGTGTACCATCCAATACTACAATAAAAGAGGTGGCCCAGTTTTTAGCGCAAAAAGAATTTCATGCTTTACCCATTGTAGATGATGGAAAATTATTGGGTTTGGTTACCACTACAGATTTAATCAATTATTTACTTGGGTTGTATTGA
- a CDS encoding adenylyltransferase/cytidyltransferase family protein, translated as MNKKVFVSGCFDMLHSGHVAFFKEAASYGDLYVGIGSDSTIEELKGRQTINSEQERLYLINAIKYVKEAFVNKGSGILDFEDDLKELKPDYFVVNEDGFSPAKEELCNTLNIELKNLKRVPDAGLPPRSTTAIRSAGNCSLPYRIDLAGTWIDQPYVSKYNPGWAITLSLEPIIEYNERCGMSTSTRNAAKKIWPYYLPMEKPEKLAEILFKFENTPGSTLISGAQDSIGICMPGLVRHYYDNEYWPLKFESIHSESILSWLEDHIYMVMLWPREPGLDLLKETYINEENVKSLANAADEVWEAIKKKDLEKFAKGFLKSFNAQTTMFPAMVNDRVNAEIAKYKEKTLAWKLAGAGGGGYLLLVSDEPIDGAMRINIRRKEVL; from the coding sequence ATGAATAAAAAGGTATTTGTATCTGGCTGTTTTGATATGTTACACAGCGGTCATGTGGCTTTTTTTAAAGAAGCGGCATCATATGGTGACCTGTATGTTGGAATAGGTTCAGATTCTACCATAGAAGAATTAAAAGGTAGACAAACCATAAATTCAGAACAGGAAAGACTCTATTTGATAAATGCCATAAAATATGTAAAAGAGGCTTTTGTCAATAAGGGTTCAGGAATTTTAGATTTTGAAGATGACCTCAAAGAACTTAAACCAGATTATTTTGTTGTGAATGAAGATGGCTTCTCACCTGCAAAGGAAGAGTTGTGCAATACCTTAAACATTGAACTAAAAAACCTAAAGCGGGTTCCAGATGCAGGACTTCCTCCGCGATCAACAACCGCAATACGATCTGCCGGAAACTGTTCTTTACCCTATAGGATAGACTTGGCAGGTACATGGATAGATCAGCCCTATGTTTCAAAATATAACCCAGGTTGGGCCATCACTTTATCATTGGAACCTATTATAGAATACAATGAACGATGTGGTATGTCCACTTCGACCAGAAATGCGGCAAAAAAAATATGGCCTTATTATCTACCAATGGAAAAACCGGAAAAACTGGCCGAAATACTTTTTAAGTTTGAAAACACACCGGGCTCAACACTAATTTCTGGAGCACAAGATTCAATTGGTATATGTATGCCTGGACTGGTTAGACATTATTATGATAATGAATATTGGCCCCTTAAATTTGAATCCATTCATTCTGAATCAATACTTTCTTGGCTCGAAGATCATATTTATATGGTGATGTTATGGCCACGGGAACCGGGTCTTGATCTTTTAAAGGAAACATATATTAATGAAGAAAATGTAAAATCCCTTGCAAATGCTGCCGATGAGGTATGGGAAGCTATTAAAAAGAAGGATTTGGAAAAATTCGCTAAAGGGTTTTTAAAATCCTTTAATGCACAAACTACAATGTTCCCTGCTATGGTTAATGACAGGGTTAATGCAGAAATTGCAAAGTATAAAGAAAAGACCCTTGCATGGAAGTTGGCAGGAGCTGGAGGTGGCGGTTATTTACTTTTGGTTTCTGATGAGCCCATAGACGGTGCAATGCGCATAAATATTCGAAGAAAGGAGGTTTTATAA